The following proteins are encoded in a genomic region of Streptomyces sp. NBC_01723:
- a CDS encoding HAD family hydrolase, producing the protein MDRAAVFDVDGTLVDTNHLHVVSWWEAFRQAGHEVSMHALHRAVGLPSSDLVGRLLGEDRDRDRDAELSAAHKALYGQYFDRLPALPDAGKLLRRLAGDGWTVVLATSAGGAELGALRRAIDADDAIAATASADDVEAGKPSPEPVEHALELAGVPAERAVFVGDTVWDMRAGSRAGVRCVAVLCGGLPRADLEEAGADAVYADPAELLASLDRSPLA; encoded by the coding sequence ATGGACCGCGCAGCGGTGTTCGACGTCGACGGGACCCTCGTCGACACCAATCATCTGCACGTCGTCTCCTGGTGGGAGGCGTTCCGGCAGGCCGGGCACGAGGTGTCGATGCACGCCCTGCACCGGGCCGTCGGGCTGCCCTCCTCGGACCTCGTGGGGCGGCTGCTGGGCGAGGACCGGGACAGGGACCGGGACGCGGAGCTGAGCGCCGCGCACAAGGCGCTCTACGGGCAGTACTTCGACCGCCTGCCCGCGCTGCCGGACGCCGGGAAACTGCTGCGCCGCCTGGCCGGCGACGGCTGGACGGTGGTGCTCGCCACCTCCGCCGGCGGCGCGGAGCTGGGTGCGCTGCGGCGGGCGATCGACGCGGACGACGCGATCGCGGCCACCGCGAGCGCGGACGACGTGGAGGCGGGCAAACCGTCGCCGGAGCCGGTCGAGCACGCCCTGGAGCTGGCCGGGGTGCCCGCGGAACGGGCCGTTTTCGTGGGCGACACGGTGTGGGACATGCGCGCCGGCAGCCGCGCCGGGGTGCGCTGCGTAGCGGTGCTCTGCGGCGGTCTGCCCCGCGCCGACCTGGAGGAGGCGGGCGCCGACGCCGTCTACGCCGATCCGGCCGAACTGCTGGCCTCCCTGGACCGGAGCCCGCTCGCCTGA
- a CDS encoding SDR family oxidoreductase, which produces MSGGAGSRIVVTGATGNVGTSVVRLLSEDPEVGSVLGLARRIPGWSPERTEWAAVDLASDRADLSAHFAGADAVVHLAWAFQPTHDPATTWRTNVLGSIRVFEAVAAAGVPALVHASSVGAYSPGPKDRAVDESWPTHGWPDAAYCREKAYLERTLDIFERDHPGIRVVRMRPAFLFKRESASEQRRIFGGRFLPGPAARPGALPFLPDVPGLRVQALHTDDAAHAYRLAVRSEDARGPYNLAAEPVVDAEVLGEMFGARPVRLPRTAARSAIAAAWGLRLLPASPHLFDAVLRLPLMDCTRARVELGWRATRSATEVLEEFLDGLREGAGADTAPMRGRKVG; this is translated from the coding sequence GTGAGCGGTGGAGCGGGAAGCAGGATCGTGGTCACGGGTGCCACCGGCAACGTGGGCACCAGCGTGGTGAGGCTTCTGTCGGAGGATCCGGAGGTGGGGTCCGTCCTGGGGCTGGCCCGGCGGATCCCCGGGTGGTCGCCGGAGCGGACGGAGTGGGCCGCGGTCGACCTGGCCTCGGACCGGGCCGACCTGAGCGCGCACTTCGCGGGCGCCGACGCGGTGGTGCACCTCGCCTGGGCCTTCCAGCCGACGCACGACCCGGCGACGACCTGGCGCACGAACGTCCTCGGCTCCATCCGGGTCTTCGAGGCGGTGGCCGCCGCCGGGGTGCCGGCGCTGGTGCACGCCTCGTCGGTGGGAGCGTACTCACCGGGGCCGAAGGACCGCGCGGTGGACGAGTCGTGGCCGACGCACGGCTGGCCGGACGCGGCATACTGCCGGGAGAAGGCCTACCTGGAACGCACCCTGGACATCTTCGAGCGGGACCACCCGGGGATCAGGGTGGTGCGGATGCGTCCCGCGTTCCTGTTCAAGCGGGAGTCGGCCAGTGAGCAGCGCCGGATCTTCGGCGGCAGGTTCCTGCCGGGCCCGGCGGCCCGCCCCGGGGCGCTGCCCTTCCTGCCGGACGTCCCCGGTCTGCGGGTGCAGGCGCTGCACACCGACGACGCGGCCCACGCCTATCGGCTGGCGGTGCGCTCCGAGGACGCGCGGGGTCCCTACAACCTCGCCGCGGAGCCGGTCGTGGACGCGGAGGTGCTGGGCGAGATGTTCGGTGCGCGTCCGGTCCGGCTGCCCCGGACCGCGGCCCGTTCGGCGATCGCCGCCGCGTGGGGGCTGCGGCTGCTGCCGGCGTCGCCGCACCTGTTCGACGCGGTGCTGCGGCTGCCGCTGATGGACTGCACGCGGGCTCGGGTGGAGCTGGGCTGGCGCGCGACGCGTTCGGCCACGGAGGTGCTGGAGGAGTTCCTGGACGGCCTGCGCGAGGGCGCGGGCGCGGACACGGCACCGATGCGGGGACGCAAGGTCGGCTGA
- a CDS encoding FBP domain-containing protein — MNPLTEHDIRTSFVNCSKGEAKRLPLPKDLADIDHWGDLDFLGWCDLSAPARSYLVAEREGVPVGVTLRSSSATRGFLRRSMCSLCLTTHPGSGVALMSARKAGSAGREGNSVGLYICTDLDCPLYVRGKKKPAPGGRMEETLTVEQQIDRTRANLDAFLDRLFS, encoded by the coding sequence ATGAATCCCCTGACCGAACACGACATCCGCACCTCGTTCGTCAACTGCTCCAAGGGAGAGGCCAAACGCCTCCCCCTGCCCAAGGACCTGGCCGACATCGACCACTGGGGCGACCTGGACTTCCTGGGGTGGTGCGATCTGTCGGCGCCCGCCCGCAGCTACCTCGTCGCCGAACGCGAGGGCGTACCGGTCGGCGTGACCCTGCGCTCGTCGTCCGCCACCCGCGGATTCCTGCGCCGCAGCATGTGCTCGCTCTGCCTGACGACCCACCCCGGCAGCGGCGTCGCCCTGATGAGCGCCCGCAAGGCGGGATCGGCCGGGCGGGAGGGAAACTCCGTCGGCCTCTACATCTGCACCGACCTCGACTGTCCGCTCTACGTACGGGGCAAGAAGAAGCCCGCACCCGGCGGACGGATGGAGGAGACCCTCACCGTCGAGCAGCAGATCGACCGCACCCGCGCCAACCTCGACGCGTTCCTGGACCGGCTCTTCAGCTGA
- a CDS encoding glycoside hydrolase family 16 protein, whose product MVRPRLLRRCLLAAALSAGLAASLVSGPAQAEPDSRAADAAAAAVTFSDTFDGPAGSAVDSSKWQIETGDNVNNHERQYYTAGNRNASLNGQGQLVITARKENPANYQCWYGTCQYTSARLNTSGKFTAQYGHVEARMKVPRGQGMWPAFWMLGTPVNWPDSGEIDIMENVGFEPSTVHGTIHGPGYSGAGGIGAGYTLPGGQAFADGFHTFAVDWAPDSITWSVDGNVYQRRTPADLGGKQWVFNRPYFLILNLAVGGYWPGDPDASTVFPQSLVVDHVSVTTSDSGTGGAIRGLAGKCVDVAAAGTANGTPVQLYDCNGTAAQRWTVGSDGTIRALGKCLDVNAGGTADGTVVQLWDCNGSAAQRWVVTGARDIVNPQADKCLDVTGDNAANGTRLQIWTCSGGANQKWTVG is encoded by the coding sequence GTGGTCCGTCCACGCCTGCTCCGCAGATGTCTCCTCGCCGCCGCCCTGTCCGCGGGGCTCGCCGCGTCCCTCGTGTCGGGCCCCGCACAGGCGGAACCCGATTCCCGTGCCGCCGACGCCGCGGCCGCCGCCGTGACGTTCTCCGACACCTTCGACGGCCCGGCCGGTTCGGCCGTCGACTCCTCGAAGTGGCAGATCGAGACCGGCGACAACGTCAACAACCACGAACGGCAGTACTACACCGCGGGCAACCGGAACGCCTCGCTGAACGGCCAGGGCCAGCTGGTCATCACGGCCCGCAAGGAGAACCCCGCCAACTACCAGTGCTGGTACGGCACCTGCCAGTACACCTCGGCCCGCCTCAACACCTCGGGCAAGTTCACGGCGCAGTACGGACATGTCGAGGCCCGGATGAAGGTGCCGCGCGGGCAGGGCATGTGGCCGGCGTTCTGGATGCTCGGCACCCCGGTGAACTGGCCGGACTCCGGCGAGATCGACATCATGGAGAACGTCGGTTTCGAACCCTCCACCGTGCACGGCACGATCCACGGCCCCGGCTACTCGGGCGCGGGCGGCATCGGCGCCGGCTACACCCTGCCGGGCGGCCAGGCCTTCGCGGACGGCTTCCACACCTTCGCGGTCGACTGGGCGCCCGACTCGATCACCTGGTCGGTGGACGGCAACGTCTACCAGCGGCGCACCCCGGCCGACCTGGGCGGGAAGCAGTGGGTGTTCAACCGTCCGTACTTCCTGATCCTCAACCTGGCGGTCGGCGGCTACTGGCCCGGCGACCCGGACGCCTCCACGGTCTTCCCGCAGTCGCTGGTGGTGGACCACGTGTCGGTGACGACGAGCGACTCCGGCACCGGCGGCGCGATCCGGGGTCTGGCCGGCAAGTGCGTGGACGTCGCCGCGGCGGGGACCGCCAACGGCACCCCCGTACAGCTCTACGACTGCAACGGCACCGCCGCCCAGCGGTGGACGGTGGGCTCCGACGGCACGATCCGGGCGCTGGGCAAGTGCCTGGACGTCAACGCGGGCGGCACGGCGGACGGCACGGTGGTCCAGCTGTGGGACTGCAACGGCAGTGCCGCCCAGCGGTGGGTCGTCACCGGCGCCCGGGACATCGTCAATCCGCAGGCCGACAAGTGCCTCGACGTCACCGGCGACAATGCGGCCAACGGCACCCGGCTGCAGATCTGGACCTGCTCGGGCGGCGCCAACCAGAAGTGGACGGTCGGCTGA
- a CDS encoding PHP domain-containing protein, whose product MEPVEALERIAFLLERSQAPTYRVRAFRTAARVLGGLSADELRERAGSLESMKGIGPKTAQVAREALAGRTPGYLEKLESEPEAPRAEGGEALRELLRGDCHLHSDWSDGGSPIEEMGRTAAALGHAWAALTDHSPRLTVARGLSPERLREQLDVVAGLNETWAPFRLLTGIECDILEDGSLDQEPELLERLDVVVVSVHSKLRMDARSMTRRMVKAVRDPHADVLGHCTGRLLSGRGRPESEFDADEVFAACAESGTAVEINSRPERLDPPRRLLRRAVAAGVLFSVDTDAHAPGQLDWQINGCARAEECGVPPERVVTTWSLDDLLAWTREGRTPSGVAGG is encoded by the coding sequence ATGGAGCCCGTCGAGGCACTGGAGCGGATCGCGTTCCTCCTGGAGCGCTCCCAGGCGCCCACCTACCGGGTCCGCGCCTTCCGCACCGCCGCCCGGGTGCTCGGCGGGCTGAGCGCCGACGAGCTGCGCGAGCGGGCCGGGTCGCTGGAGTCGATGAAGGGCATCGGCCCCAAGACGGCGCAGGTGGCACGCGAGGCGCTGGCCGGGCGGACGCCCGGCTACCTGGAGAAGCTGGAGAGCGAGCCGGAGGCCCCGCGCGCGGAGGGCGGCGAGGCGCTGCGGGAGCTGCTGCGCGGCGACTGCCATCTGCACTCCGACTGGTCCGACGGCGGCAGCCCGATCGAGGAGATGGGCCGCACCGCCGCCGCGCTCGGCCACGCGTGGGCGGCGCTGACCGACCACTCGCCACGGCTGACGGTGGCGCGCGGGCTCTCCCCCGAGCGGCTGCGCGAGCAACTGGACGTGGTGGCCGGGCTGAACGAGACCTGGGCGCCGTTCCGGCTGCTGACCGGCATCGAGTGCGACATCCTCGAGGACGGTTCGCTGGACCAGGAGCCGGAGCTGCTGGAGCGGCTCGACGTGGTGGTGGTGTCCGTGCACTCCAAGCTGCGGATGGACGCCCGCAGCATGACCCGCCGCATGGTGAAGGCCGTGCGCGACCCGCACGCGGACGTCCTCGGGCACTGCACCGGGCGGCTGCTGAGCGGGCGGGGCCGGCCCGAGTCGGAGTTCGACGCGGACGAGGTGTTCGCCGCCTGCGCGGAGTCCGGCACCGCCGTGGAGATCAACAGCCGGCCCGAGCGCCTCGACCCCCCGCGGCGGCTGCTGCGCCGCGCGGTGGCGGCGGGCGTGCTGTTCTCGGTCGACACCGACGCGCACGCGCCCGGCCAGCTGGACTGGCAGATCAACGGGTGCGCGCGGGCGGAGGAGTGCGGGGTGCCGCCCGAACGGGTCGTCACCACCTGGTCCCTGGACGACCTGCTGGCCTGGACGCGGGAGGGCCGTACGCCGTCCGGCGTGGCCGGCGGGTGA